One stretch of Streptomyces sp. R21 DNA includes these proteins:
- a CDS encoding patatin-like phospholipase family protein, with the protein MADTALVLGGGGLTAYAWQVGVLAGLAEAGVDLSGADVLAGTSAGSLLAVELATGRAPADLYGDQVSRKRAMLEVDFTLAMTVKYLWAALGSRDPQAVVKRLGRLALNMRDVPETVVFDAMRSQLPVQEWPERPVRLFAVDALTGEAAGFGADSGVDLVRAMAASCALPPLYPPITIGAGRWIDGGARSTTNADLVDDCRRVVVLAPIPKGPGASPNASHHVASLSAAGARAALLTPDRAARRAFGRNPLDASRIPGAARAGLRQGAEHAERIGAVWHG; encoded by the coding sequence GGCAGGTCGGCGTGCTGGCGGGGCTGGCCGAGGCCGGGGTGGATCTCAGCGGCGCCGACGTGCTCGCCGGCACCTCGGCGGGCTCGCTGCTCGCGGTGGAACTGGCCACCGGGCGGGCACCGGCTGACCTGTACGGGGATCAGGTCAGCCGGAAGCGGGCCATGCTGGAGGTGGACTTCACCCTCGCCATGACGGTCAAGTACCTGTGGGCCGCGCTCGGTTCACGCGATCCGCAGGCCGTGGTCAAGCGGCTGGGCAGGCTCGCGCTGAACATGCGCGACGTGCCGGAGACCGTGGTCTTCGACGCGATGCGCTCGCAACTCCCGGTTCAGGAGTGGCCGGAGCGCCCGGTACGGCTGTTCGCGGTGGACGCGCTCACCGGCGAGGCGGCCGGGTTCGGCGCCGACAGCGGGGTCGACCTGGTGCGGGCGATGGCGGCCAGCTGCGCGCTGCCGCCGCTGTATCCGCCGATCACGATCGGAGCGGGCCGCTGGATCGACGGCGGCGCCCGCTCCACGACCAACGCCGACCTGGTGGACGACTGCCGCCGCGTCGTCGTACTGGCCCCGATCCCCAAGGGCCCCGGCGCCAGCCCGAACGCCTCCCACCACGTGGCCTCCCTCTCGGCAGCCGGCGCCCGGGCCGCGCTCCTGACCCCCGACCGAGCGGCCCGCCGCGCCTTCGGCCGCAATCCCCTGGACGCGTCCCGCATCCCGGGCGCGGCCCGGGCGGGCCTGCGCCAGGGGGCGGAGCATGCGGAGCGGATCGGGGCGGTCTGGCACGGGTGA